One Bosea sp. 685 DNA segment encodes these proteins:
- the irrA gene encoding iron response transcriptional regulator IrrA — protein sequence MSVLPAKDLGQPRIIADHIPWPQKSPTSCPISAVKARLRTAGLRPTRQRMALGWLLFAKGDRHVSAEMLYEEAIRAREPLSLATVYNTLRQFSEAGLLRQVSVSGPKTFFDTNVSEHHHFYNEDDETVVDIPGSMIQVAGLPQAPEGMEISSVEVIVRLRRADGEEIETRMTGGRHA from the coding sequence ATGAGTGTTTTGCCTGCAAAGGACCTGGGTCAGCCCCGCATTATCGCGGACCATATCCCGTGGCCGCAGAAAAGCCCGACGTCCTGCCCGATCAGCGCGGTGAAGGCGCGCCTGCGCACCGCGGGCCTGCGGCCGACGCGCCAGCGCATGGCCTTGGGCTGGCTGCTTTTCGCCAAGGGCGACCGCCATGTCAGCGCCGAGATGCTCTATGAGGAGGCGATCCGCGCCCGCGAGCCGCTTTCGCTTGCCACCGTCTACAACACGCTGCGCCAGTTCTCGGAAGCCGGGCTGCTGCGCCAGGTCTCGGTCTCGGGGCCGAAGACCTTCTTCGACACCAATGTCTCCGAGCACCACCATTTCTACAATGAGGACGACGAGACGGTCGTCGACATCCCGGGCTCGATGATCCAGGTCGCCGGCCTGCCGCAGGCGCCGGAAGGCATGGAGATTTCCTCGGTCGAAGTCATCGTGCGGCTGCGCCGCGCCGATGGCGAGGAGATCGAGACGCGCATGACTGGGGGCCGTCACGCGTGA
- a CDS encoding (2Fe-2S)-binding protein gives MIVCSCNVLSCRQIKGTIAPDGSGPATANQAYDCLGCSASCGGCARQVRAILAEARAVCMSQCGSCASRDIECAVHVSVGQMMDGLEIASDRVAA, from the coding sequence GTGATCGTCTGCTCCTGTAACGTCTTGTCGTGCCGCCAGATCAAGGGCACGATCGCTCCTGATGGCAGTGGCCCGGCAACGGCGAACCAGGCTTATGACTGCCTTGGCTGCAGCGCGAGCTGCGGTGGTTGCGCCCGGCAGGTCCGCGCGATCCTGGCCGAGGCGCGCGCCGTTTGCATGAGCCAGTGCGGCTCCTGCGCCAGCCGCGACATCGAATGCGCGGTACATGTCTCCGTTGGCCAGATGATGGACGGGCTGGAGATCGCGAGCGACCGCGTCGCGGCCTGA
- the bfr gene encoding bacterioferritin: MKGDKKVIEYLNKGLRSELTAINQYWLHYRILDNWGLKEMAKTWKKESIEEMVHADRFVDRILFLEGFPNMQTLDALRIGETVPEVIECDLKAEIEARALYQEAAKYCREVGDYPTEELFKALMKDEEGHIDFLETQLELIGRIGLELYTQKHVGGLDEGH, from the coding sequence ATGAAGGGTGACAAGAAGGTCATCGAATATCTCAACAAGGGGCTTCGCTCGGAGCTCACCGCGATCAACCAGTATTGGCTGCATTACCGGATTCTCGACAATTGGGGTCTGAAGGAGATGGCCAAGACCTGGAAGAAAGAATCGATCGAGGAGATGGTCCATGCCGACCGCTTCGTCGACCGCATCCTCTTCCTCGAAGGTTTCCCGAACATGCAGACGCTGGATGCGCTGCGGATCGGTGAGACCGTCCCCGAAGTGATCGAGTGCGATCTCAAGGCCGAGATCGAGGCGCGCGCGCTCTATCAGGAAGCGGCGAAGTACTGCCGCGAGGTCGGTGATTATCCGACCGAAGAATTGTTCAAGGCGCTGATGAAGGATGAGGAAGGCCATATCGACTTCTTGGAGACGCAGCTCGAACTGATCGGGCGCATCGGGCTGGAACTCTACACCCAGAAGCATGTCGGCGGGCTCGACGAAGGGCACTGA
- a CDS encoding MOSC domain-containing protein: MAAKVIAVSAALGHAFSKPNLSSIRLLAGLGVEGDAHCGETVKHRSRVKVDPTQPNLRQVHLLQAELLDELNAAGFDVASGQMGENVLTRGLDLLGLPVGARLQLGPDALVEVTGLRNPCAQIEAFRPKLLAAVLGRDENGKLIRKAGIMAIVLAAGEIRPGDAIEVTLPAQPHRALERV, encoded by the coding sequence TTGGCAGCGAAAGTCATCGCGGTGAGCGCGGCTTTGGGCCATGCCTTCAGTAAGCCGAACCTGTCTTCGATCCGCCTGCTCGCCGGCCTCGGCGTCGAGGGTGACGCCCATTGCGGCGAGACGGTGAAGCATCGCTCGCGCGTCAAGGTCGATCCGACGCAACCCAATCTGCGCCAGGTCCATCTGCTCCAGGCCGAACTGCTCGACGAATTGAATGCGGCGGGTTTCGACGTCGCGTCGGGGCAGATGGGCGAGAACGTGCTGACGCGCGGGCTCGATCTGCTCGGCCTGCCGGTCGGGGCGCGATTGCAGTTGGGACCTGACGCGCTCGTCGAGGTCACAGGCCTGCGCAATCCTTGCGCGCAGATCGAGGCGTTCCGGCCAAAGCTTCTCGCCGCCGTGCTCGGCCGCGACGAGAACGGCAAGCTCATCCGCAAGGCCGGCATCATGGCGATCGTGCTGGCAGCCGGCGAGATTCGCCCCGGCGATGCGATCGAAGTCACGCTGCCGGCGCAGCCGCACCGGGCGCTGGAGCGGGTCTGA
- a CDS encoding LysR substrate-binding domain-containing protein — protein sequence MVRSLPPLSALKAFEATARLGSVGRAAREIGRTHGAVSRQLSTLQQHAGVTLFERKGTGLQLTPSGQAFQRTVSEALDTLANGYRRLRDDARGPSIHVACSATFAMRWLVPHLGNFYREHPGILIRLSMTSPRDSRDDDADIALTWDRLASPICDMDQAVSLADVAFGPVCAPGCAIAIEAGRFAMPARIAHEYNPRSWENWEAVSGFQTTSASEQSFPHTYLCIEAALAGIGVALAERYLVQSEIEQGKLVAPCGWIAFSGGFAVIPLSDRASQEPGRVFIAWLKAELEKTGTESRMMSDGVTK from the coding sequence ATGGTTCGCTCGCTGCCGCCTCTCTCGGCCTTGAAGGCGTTCGAAGCCACGGCGCGGCTGGGCTCTGTCGGTCGCGCCGCGCGCGAGATCGGGAGAACACATGGAGCGGTCAGCCGCCAACTGAGCACCTTGCAGCAGCATGCCGGCGTCACCCTGTTCGAGAGGAAGGGAACGGGCCTGCAGCTGACGCCCTCGGGACAGGCTTTCCAGCGCACGGTCTCGGAGGCGCTCGATACGCTGGCGAACGGCTATCGAAGGCTGAGGGACGATGCGAGGGGCCCGAGCATTCACGTGGCCTGTTCCGCGACCTTCGCCATGCGCTGGCTGGTGCCGCATCTCGGCAATTTCTATCGCGAGCACCCCGGTATCCTGATCCGCCTGTCGATGACGTCACCACGTGACTCACGCGATGACGATGCCGACATCGCGCTGACCTGGGACCGCCTAGCATCGCCGATCTGCGACATGGACCAGGCGGTGAGTCTGGCGGATGTCGCTTTTGGGCCGGTCTGCGCACCTGGCTGCGCAATCGCGATCGAGGCCGGGCGCTTCGCCATGCCCGCTCGCATAGCGCATGAATACAACCCGCGCTCATGGGAGAATTGGGAGGCGGTTTCCGGCTTCCAGACCACGTCGGCGAGCGAGCAGTCTTTTCCGCACACCTATCTCTGCATCGAAGCCGCCTTGGCTGGTATCGGCGTCGCTTTGGCGGAACGCTATCTCGTTCAGTCGGAGATCGAGCAGGGCAAGCTCGTGGCGCCTTGCGGGTGGATCGCATTTTCTGGCGGTTTCGCGGTGATTCCGCTTTCGGATAGAGCCAGCCAGGAGCCAGGCCGTGTGTTCATCGCCTGGCTCAAGGCCGAACTCGAGAAAACCGGCACCGAGAGCCGGATGATGTCAGACGGCGTCACAAAGTGA
- a CDS encoding FAD-dependent oxidoreductase, giving the protein MTRRNIRVGIVGAGIIGASVAYHLARRGIEVCVFERGAGPAVGTTGKSFGWVNTLFVDPADARVFSLRRAAVEEYERLAAELPGAFRDASRGSLLWKATPGETENLFRTFRNAGLDVELIAGAELARREPFLRSVPPCALSSPKDIALQPPALAATLLAAAVERGAKLFTNTQVISLCASDGAVTGLVTASEAIAFDLVVLAAGPWTEELLRPLGLSFGLLISPALLLRYCSDRRLLSHIVKSPELEVRQLPDNAMIVARSLKDPLPDAGAIDVMGREMLRRIRALVMDSERIGFEAGVIGQRPMFPDELPRTGHAAGCKGLYLAIGHPGVILAPLLGRLAASEIAGGAAPW; this is encoded by the coding sequence ATGACACGACGGAATATCCGCGTCGGCATCGTCGGAGCCGGCATCATCGGCGCCTCGGTTGCCTATCACCTCGCTCGACGCGGCATCGAGGTCTGCGTCTTCGAGCGTGGAGCGGGTCCGGCCGTGGGCACGACCGGCAAAAGTTTCGGCTGGGTCAACACGCTCTTTGTCGACCCGGCCGATGCGCGGGTTTTTTCGCTGCGCCGCGCGGCCGTCGAGGAATACGAACGGCTTGCTGCGGAGCTGCCTGGCGCCTTCCGCGACGCATCGCGCGGCTCGCTGTTGTGGAAGGCCACGCCCGGCGAGACCGAGAACCTCTTCCGGACGTTCCGCAATGCAGGGCTCGATGTGGAGCTGATCGCGGGCGCCGAGCTTGCAAGGCGCGAGCCGTTCCTCCGAAGCGTACCGCCATGTGCGCTCTCGTCGCCCAAGGACATCGCCCTGCAACCGCCTGCCCTGGCGGCAACCCTGTTGGCGGCTGCGGTCGAGCGCGGCGCGAAGCTCTTCACCAACACGCAGGTCATCAGCCTGTGCGCCTCGGACGGCGCCGTGACCGGTCTGGTCACGGCTTCCGAAGCCATCGCATTTGATCTCGTCGTCCTGGCTGCCGGGCCTTGGACCGAGGAGCTGCTGCGGCCGCTCGGGCTGTCCTTCGGCCTCCTCATTTCGCCGGCGCTGCTGCTGCGCTATTGCTCTGATCGGCGCCTGCTCTCGCACATCGTCAAGAGCCCGGAGCTGGAGGTCAGGCAGTTGCCGGACAATGCGATGATCGTCGCCAGGAGCCTGAAAGATCCACTGCCGGATGCCGGGGCCATCGATGTGATGGGACGGGAGATGCTTAGACGCATTCGCGCGCTCGTCATGGATAGCGAGCGCATCGGGTTCGAGGCGGGCGTGATCGGCCAACGCCCGATGTTCCCGGACGAGCTTCCCAGAACGGGTCATGCCGCCGGCTGCAAGGGGCTCTACCTTGCCATTGGTCACCCAGGCGTGATCCTTGCGCCGCTCCTGGGCCGCCTCGCCGCATCAGAAATCGCCGGTGGCGCCGCTCCCTGGTGA
- a CDS encoding cold-shock protein: MFDRKPPAAQPFVTHENIEAKVKWFDPEKGFGFASPADGSGDVFLHVSALGPLDQQDLQPGATIIADLGEGRRGLQVVAVHEIDASTAQPAAPRSERASRPFSARPPRDDFGGGGGYGGGGYNDRGGDRGGYSDRGGDRGGFASRDSGPMEGPFDGAVKFFNSDRGFGFIAPDKGGPDVFLHVSSLGRSGLQPPMDGQRVRFSIRAGKKGPEAADVSFI, encoded by the coding sequence ATGTTCGATCGCAAGCCCCCCGCTGCCCAGCCTTTCGTCACCCACGAGAATATCGAAGCCAAGGTCAAATGGTTCGACCCCGAAAAGGGGTTCGGTTTTGCGTCGCCGGCCGACGGCTCCGGCGACGTCTTCCTGCATGTTTCGGCCCTCGGCCCGCTCGACCAGCAGGACCTCCAGCCCGGCGCGACGATCATCGCCGATCTCGGCGAGGGCCGGCGCGGCCTGCAGGTCGTCGCCGTTCACGAGATCGACGCCTCGACCGCGCAGCCGGCAGCGCCCCGCTCCGAGCGCGCGTCCCGTCCCTTCTCAGCCCGCCCGCCGCGTGACGATTTCGGCGGCGGCGGTGGATATGGCGGCGGTGGCTACAATGATCGCGGTGGCGATCGTGGTGGCTACAGCGACCGCGGCGGTGATCGCGGCGGCTTCGCCAGCCGCGACAGCGGGCCGATGGAAGGCCCCTTCGACGGCGCCGTGAAGTTCTTCAACTCCGATCGCGGTTTTGGCTTCATCGCCCCCGACAAGGGCGGGCCGGACGTGTTCCTGCACGTCTCCTCGCTCGGCCGCAGCGGCCTGCAGCCGCCGATGGACGGGCAGCGCGTGCGCTTCTCGATCCGCGCCGGCAAGAAAGGCCCCGAAGCGGCCGATGTCAGCTTCATCTGA
- a CDS encoding carbonic anhydrase, whose translation MDTPAAPFPERLTEGYRAFLDDRFDREKSRYEELADSGQTPKIMLIGCCDSRVSPEIIFDARPGEMFVARNVANLVPPFSPDDQLHGTSAALEYAVQALRVEHIVVLGHGRCGGIRAFADDTQGPLSPGDFIGKWITLIGPAAQRTGGRGRNESFEDYVERLSLASIQQSLANLRTFPCVQILEGKGRLQLHGAYFAVATGVLMLLDPATGQFVPAVGEMPKKVQMIRCDEPG comes from the coding sequence ATGGACACGCCAGCGGCCCCATTCCCCGAGCGCCTGACCGAAGGTTATCGCGCTTTCCTCGACGACCGGTTCGACCGCGAGAAGAGCCGTTACGAGGAACTCGCCGATAGCGGGCAGACGCCGAAGATCATGCTGATCGGCTGCTGCGATTCGCGCGTTTCGCCCGAGATCATCTTCGATGCGCGCCCCGGCGAGATGTTCGTCGCCCGCAACGTCGCCAATCTGGTGCCGCCATTTTCGCCCGACGACCAGCTCCACGGCACCTCGGCGGCGCTCGAATACGCGGTGCAGGCACTGCGGGTCGAGCATATCGTCGTGCTCGGCCATGGCCGCTGCGGCGGCATCCGCGCCTTCGCCGACGATACGCAAGGCCCGCTCTCGCCCGGCGACTTCATCGGCAAATGGATCACGCTGATCGGCCCCGCCGCGCAGCGCACCGGCGGACGCGGCCGCAATGAGAGTTTCGAGGATTATGTCGAGCGGCTCTCGCTCGCTTCGATCCAGCAATCGCTGGCCAATCTGCGCACCTTCCCTTGCGTGCAGATCCTGGAAGGCAAGGGCCGCCTGCAATTGCACGGCGCCTATTTCGCGGTTGCGACCGGCGTGCTGATGCTGCTCGATCCGGCGACCGGGCAGTTCGTCCCGGCGGTCGGGGAGATGCCGAAGAAGGTTCAGATGATCCGCTGCGACGAGCCGGGCTGA
- a CDS encoding DUF167 family protein produces MPAWRESQTGLLLSVRLTPRGGRDGLDGVETLTEGREVLKIRVRAAPREGQANAALVALLARLMDVPRSRVRLVAGASARLKTVLLEGDAPVLLARLEAFLAAG; encoded by the coding sequence GTGCCGGCCTGGCGGGAATCGCAAACCGGCCTCCTCCTCTCCGTCAGGCTGACGCCGCGCGGCGGGCGCGATGGGCTCGACGGCGTCGAAACCCTGACTGAAGGCCGCGAGGTCCTGAAGATCAGGGTCCGCGCCGCACCCAGGGAGGGGCAAGCCAATGCGGCGCTGGTCGCGCTGCTGGCCAGGCTCATGGACGTGCCGCGCTCGCGGGTGAGGCTGGTCGCAGGTGCCTCGGCCCGGCTGAAGACCGTGCTCCTGGAGGGCGATGCGCCAGTGCTTCTGGCACGGCTGGAGGCATTTCTCGCAGCCGGGTGA
- a CDS encoding YggT family protein: MRAVLDVVMLALNIYTWLLIASAVLSWLIAFNVVNTRNQFVATVWDSLYKITEPVLRPIRERLPNLGGIDISPIILLLLIFFIQSVIVRYIYPAVF, from the coding sequence ATGCGTGCCGTTCTCGATGTGGTGATGCTCGCCTTGAACATCTACACATGGCTCTTGATCGCATCGGCCGTGCTGAGCTGGCTGATCGCCTTCAATGTCGTCAACACGCGCAACCAGTTCGTCGCCACTGTCTGGGATTCGCTCTACAAGATCACCGAGCCGGTGCTGCGGCCGATCCGCGAACGCCTGCCCAATCTCGGCGGCATCGACATCTCGCCGATCATCCTGCTGCTGCTGATCTTCTTCATCCAGAGCGTCATCGTCCGCTATATCTACCCGGCCGTCTTCTAG
- a CDS encoding MucR family transcriptional regulator, translated as MSDDSEALIGLSAMVVAAYVAHNNVPRADLPGLIASTHAALAGLGEEPAAAPAGPLVPAVPIKKSVTPDAIICLEDGKAFKSMKRHLGVSYGMTPAEYRTKWGLPADYPMVAPNYAEARSALAKTMGLGRKAAAARSAQPARRKKILA; from the coding sequence ATGTCCGACGATAGCGAAGCGCTTATTGGCCTCTCGGCGATGGTCGTCGCAGCCTATGTCGCGCATAACAATGTTCCGCGTGCCGATCTGCCCGGTTTGATCGCCAGCACCCATGCCGCCCTGGCTGGTCTTGGCGAGGAGCCGGCTGCCGCTCCCGCAGGGCCGCTCGTGCCCGCCGTGCCGATCAAGAAGTCCGTGACGCCTGACGCCATCATCTGCCTGGAGGATGGCAAGGCATTCAAGTCGATGAAGCGGCATCTCGGCGTCTCCTACGGCATGACGCCGGCCGAATACCGCACGAAATGGGGCCTGCCGGCGGATTATCCGATGGTCGCGCCGAACTACGCCGAGGCGCGTTCTGCTTTGGCCAAGACGATGGGCCTCGGCCGCAAGGCCGCCGCCGCGCGCTCGGCCCAGCCGGCCCGTCGCAAGAAGATCCTAGCCTGA
- a CDS encoding LysR family transcriptional regulator produces MRLFPLAAPPTHRGSSAAMIIRQLIYLDALAREKHFRRAAEACHVSQPTLSAAIVQLEEELGVLIVERGRRFQGLTKEGEVVLAHARRILAEADMMKESIAELKEGVSGRIRLGAIPTALPMIAHITAPFSSRYPAVSLTVLSLTSNEIQDRIDNFELDVGLTYLDNEPLDRVISKPIYQESYVLLTREDGPLGGQETISWAEAGELKLCLLTADMQNRRIIDGIFRSVGLAPRPAIETNSIFNLCSHAGIQGVSSIVSLQLLEFFGVPLGTKALPLVEPETRRTIGLIVADRQPFAPLARNLLMMSRPVPEAALPRQPIVR; encoded by the coding sequence GTGCGCCTGTTTCCGCTCGCCGCGCCGCCAACCCATCGGGGCTCTTCCGCCGCCATGATCATCCGCCAATTGATCTATCTCGATGCGCTGGCCCGCGAGAAGCATTTCCGCCGGGCGGCCGAGGCCTGCCATGTCTCGCAGCCGACCTTGTCGGCGGCCATCGTCCAGCTCGAGGAGGAGCTCGGCGTGCTGATCGTCGAGCGCGGGCGGCGCTTCCAGGGGCTGACCAAGGAGGGCGAGGTCGTGCTCGCTCATGCAAGGCGCATCCTCGCCGAAGCCGACATGATGAAGGAATCGATCGCGGAATTGAAGGAAGGCGTCAGCGGGCGCATCAGGTTGGGCGCGATCCCGACCGCCCTGCCGATGATCGCCCATATCACCGCGCCGTTCTCCTCGCGCTATCCGGCTGTCTCCCTGACCGTGCTGTCGCTGACCTCGAACGAGATCCAGGATCGCATCGACAATTTCGAGCTCGATGTCGGGCTGACCTATCTCGACAACGAGCCGCTCGACCGGGTGATCTCGAAGCCGATTTATCAGGAATCCTATGTCCTGTTGACGCGGGAGGACGGCCCGCTCGGCGGCCAAGAGACCATCTCCTGGGCCGAAGCCGGTGAGCTCAAACTCTGCCTGCTGACCGCCGACATGCAGAACCGGCGCATCATCGACGGTATCTTCCGCTCGGTCGGGCTCGCGCCACGGCCAGCGATCGAGACCAATTCGATCTTCAATCTGTGCTCACATGCCGGCATCCAGGGCGTCTCCAGCATCGTCTCGCTGCAATTGCTGGAGTTCTTCGGCGTGCCCCTGGGCACCAAGGCCCTGCCGCTGGTCGAGCCCGAGACGCGGCGCACGATCGGCTTGATCGTCGCCGACCGCCAGCCCTTCGCGCCGCTGGCCAGAAACCTCTTGATGATGTCGCGGCCGGTCCCCGAGGCGGCGCTGCCGCGGCAGCCGATCGTGAGATAG
- a CDS encoding NAD(P)H-dependent oxidoreductase subunit E, which translates to MAGYPAWDQDSARSIIAGLAHLEGATLPILHALQEEFGHVDPQAVPLIAEALNLSRAEIHGAISFYHDFRTVPPPRRVIKLCRAEACQALGCEALVAHLAHDHGIVVDDHSGAADIAVETVYCLGNCALGPAALVDGELIGRVDAGRLAELCGSQVGSSHAGARA; encoded by the coding sequence ATGGCCGGATACCCCGCCTGGGACCAGGACAGCGCGCGTTCGATCATTGCGGGCCTTGCGCATCTCGAAGGCGCGACGCTGCCGATCCTGCATGCGCTGCAGGAGGAGTTCGGCCATGTCGATCCGCAGGCGGTGCCCTTGATCGCGGAGGCGCTGAACCTGTCGCGGGCCGAAATCCATGGCGCGATCTCGTTCTATCATGACTTCCGGACGGTGCCGCCGCCGCGGCGCGTGATCAAGCTCTGCCGCGCCGAGGCCTGCCAGGCGCTCGGCTGCGAGGCGCTGGTCGCGCATCTGGCGCATGATCATGGCATCGTGGTCGATGATCATTCGGGCGCGGCGGATATCGCGGTCGAGACGGTCTATTGCCTCGGCAATTGCGCGCTCGGGCCGGCCGCGCTGGTCGATGGCGAATTGATCGGGCGCGTCGATGCCGGCCGGCTCGCCGAGCTCTGCGGCTCACAAGTGGGCAGTTCTCATGCGGGAGCCCGCGCATGA
- a CDS encoding NADH-quinone oxidoreductase subunit NuoF encodes MNPVAIKIFVPIDAAALSVGAEGVAQAVLREAQARGVAIELVRNGSRGMLWLEPLVEVETAEGRIAYGPVAARDIAALFEAGFQSGGTHALRLGVTEELDWMKRQQRLTFARIGVTDPLSLSDYSAHGGLAGLKAALAMTGEAIVETVKASGLRGRGGAGFPTGIKWKTVHDAPAEQKYIVCNADEGDSGTFADRMLMEGDPFLLIEGMAIAAVAVGATKGFIYLRSEYPHAHRTLQRAILKAENAGILGDSVLGSGHAFRLEVRLGAGAYICGEETSLLESLEGKRALVRAKPPLPALQGLFGKPTVVNNVLSFSAVPWILQHGAKAYADYGMGRSRGTLPVQLGGNVRRGGLIELAFGISLREIIEDMGGGTLSGRPIRAVQVGGPLGAYLTAGQLDVAMDYEALASMKAMLGHGGIVVFDDTVDMARQARFAFAFCAKESCGKCTPCRIGAVRGVEVMDRIIAGTERPKNIAVLRDLNRLMTDASLCAMGGLTPMPVMSALNHFSEDFDRPLPALAAE; translated from the coding sequence ATGAACCCGGTCGCCATCAAGATCTTCGTGCCGATCGATGCCGCCGCCCTGTCGGTCGGGGCCGAGGGTGTCGCGCAGGCGGTCCTTCGCGAGGCGCAGGCGCGTGGCGTCGCAATCGAGCTCGTCCGCAACGGCTCGCGCGGCATGCTCTGGCTGGAGCCTTTGGTCGAGGTCGAGACGGCGGAGGGGCGTATCGCCTATGGCCCGGTTGCGGCGAGGGATATCGCTGCTCTGTTCGAGGCGGGGTTCCAGTCCGGCGGCACTCATGCGCTACGATTGGGCGTCACTGAAGAGCTCGACTGGATGAAGCGCCAGCAGCGCCTGACTTTTGCGCGCATCGGCGTCACCGACCCGCTCTCGCTTTCGGATTATAGCGCCCATGGCGGCCTGGCCGGGCTCAAAGCTGCGCTGGCGATGACCGGAGAGGCGATCGTCGAGACGGTGAAGGCCTCGGGTTTGCGCGGGCGCGGCGGCGCGGGCTTCCCGACCGGCATCAAGTGGAAGACGGTGCACGACGCGCCAGCGGAGCAGAAATACATCGTCTGCAATGCCGATGAGGGCGACAGCGGCACCTTCGCCGACCGGATGCTGATGGAGGGCGACCCCTTCCTGCTGATCGAGGGCATGGCGATCGCCGCCGTCGCGGTCGGCGCAACCAAGGGCTTCATCTATCTGCGCTCGGAATATCCGCATGCGCATCGCACCCTGCAGCGCGCCATCCTGAAGGCGGAAAACGCGGGCATCCTGGGCGACAGCGTGCTGGGCTCGGGCCACGCTTTCCGCCTCGAAGTGCGATTGGGCGCCGGCGCCTATATCTGCGGCGAGGAGACCTCGCTGCTCGAGAGCCTGGAGGGCAAGCGCGCGCTGGTGCGGGCCAAGCCGCCGCTGCCGGCCCTGCAAGGGCTCTTCGGCAAGCCGACCGTCGTCAACAACGTGCTCTCCTTTTCGGCCGTGCCCTGGATTCTCCAGCATGGCGCAAAGGCCTATGCCGATTACGGCATGGGCCGCTCGCGCGGTACCTTGCCGGTACAGCTCGGCGGTAATGTCAGGCGCGGCGGTTTGATCGAGCTCGCCTTCGGCATCTCGCTGCGCGAGATTATCGAGGATATGGGTGGCGGCACATTGTCGGGCCGGCCGATCCGCGCCGTGCAGGTCGGCGGGCCACTCGGCGCTTACCTCACCGCGGGCCAGCTCGACGTCGCCATGGATTACGAGGCGCTGGCGAGCATGAAAGCCATGCTCGGCCATGGCGGTATCGTCGTCTTCGACGACACGGTCGACATGGCCAGGCAAGCCCGCTTCGCCTTCGCATTCTGCGCCAAGGAATCCTGCGGCAAGTGCACGCCCTGCCGCATCGGCGCGGTGCGCGGTGTCGAGGTGATGGACCGCATCATCGCCGGCACCGAACGCCCGAAGAACATCGCGGTCCTGCGCGATCTCAACCGCCTGATGACCGACGCTTCGCTCTGCGCCATGGGCGGCTTGACCCCGATGCCGGTGATGAGCGCGCTGAACCATTTTTCCGAGGATTTCGACCGGCCGCTCCCTGCTTTGGCCGCCGAATGA